One Aegilops tauschii subsp. strangulata cultivar AL8/78 chromosome 2, Aet v6.0, whole genome shotgun sequence genomic window, AACATGTCCCGAACCACGCGGTCCGGAGGTATGCAAGCGGTTTGCTTCGAGAGTTTGGAGATACCCTCGCTACGCCGGCGCTCACCTCACGTGAAGGGCAAGGCAAACAAGAGCTCGGTTCCATCACAGAGCACGGCACAGATGTTGAGCAATTTGAGGAGATTGGGACCACTCACTTATTCTTCTGTTTATGCTCTTTGCCGAGGGCTGAAGCTATCGACAAATTAAGCTTCGTTCCGTCAGCAACGGGGAAGGAATACACAACTTTGTCCCCGGCCAAGGCGCGTCCGGTCGGTTGGAATGACCTGGTACTACAATGCCCCGCTGAACCGACGCCAGAGCCTACTGCTCCCTCCCGCCTTCAGTCAGGCAGGTGCCGTGTCGACGAGTGCTGTTGCGCATGTTCATGGAGATGGCGGCGCGTGTTCTCTACTCTACTCTACGGACTACGCCGGCGGTGGCGATCGGTCATCGTCGTTTTCCGACGAGCCGCCATGCATCACGGGACACGCGCCGCACATGCGCGCGCCTCCAGGAATGCCTCGTGTCCAGAGACGGCGGAATGGTAATATCTGCACTCTGCAGAGTAGCGGCCTCGTGAGTCCGTGAAGTCGGCAACTTGCGAGTGCGCGTCCTCCGGCTACAGTGCGCGGCTTTCAGTTCCCTGAACAAACGGGCGGCATTGTGCAGCAGTCGCTCCGGCCCCGGTCtgcgcgccaccgccgccgccgccgccgtcggtcATGCCGAGCAGGGCCGCTCTCCGCCGATGGTCCTACGTACGAAGCGCGCGTCAGCCAGGGAAGATAATGATCGCAGCGGTGGCCAGCGCAAGTCGTTCTCCTGTATTCGCGGCTGGACCACTGTCATGAGTTGAGCTCGTCCGTTTGGGACGGTTCGTTGGTGTTCTGCTCTTGCCCATCGAAGCCAGCTGGATGCGCCGCAGCCCACGCATTCTCGATTCGTCATCCGTGAGGCATTTATTATATCTCCCGCCTAGTGATCCACGCGTACGTGGAAACTCGCGATTTCTCAACGGTTTACTACTGAACTACTCCATGGCAGTTGACTACTTATTTTCTTCAACAGTTTCGAACGCGTGTACTTTTATTTGGGTGAGCATGGAGGTCGCTTCGCTGCAGTATCCTGAACCAACTGGTGGCTTAACCGTACTCCATCCATGTCTGTACTATTGGGCTCAAATGGGTACTGAATGACAGTCTAGTACTCTACTCAGTACTACCACGTCTCAACGACGAAAATACACTACTGTACCTACCACTTTTCGCAAAAGAAATACGGTAGCAGCACGAGTAGACACCGTCGCTTTGCTCGAAAAGGGGCCGCTACGGACCAAAATCAGGATTCCTAGTCGGTTTTGGGGCTCCACCAAGAGCTAGCACGTGCATGCCCAGTACTGTGTTTCTCGTTTCTCGAATGAAAAGGTAGCGTGGCAGTTGGCGAATTCCTGCCCTTCTTGTGCCTAGCGAGCCCCACGGACTGCCGTCCCATTGTCCCACAGTACGCACTCACACAAATATGCTGGGGCTCTCAAGCTTACAGCGTAAAGAAAATCCCGGGATCCAAGACCGGAGTAAGTACTATACTGATATCGGGTGGTGGGTGTCGCGGACCAGCCATGTGCCTCTAAACACCCGGATTACCCATCAGCAGAGCCAGATCACGGCTTTAACCAATTGTTAGGCCAACTCCACCACGCGACCCCATCTTATCCGGGTGCGTTCGTTTGGGGTAAAAGGACGAATAGCGCGGCCCAACGCGCGGTCTCAAACGGACAAATGTCCGGATTTCGTCCGTTTTCGACTCATCCCTGGCCCAAACTTGCGCTCGGTTTGGGATGAAACGGACACGCGCGGACGGCCTCGACGCACGCCCTTGTCCCCCCGTGGCCCGCCGGTCGGGGACACTAGCAGTCCCTTCGCTCCCAACGCTTCCACCCTCTctccccgccccgccccgccgccggcgccgccgctatTCTCCGGCCGCCTCCTCACCACGCAGCCCCCGGCAAGTACAAGGGGCATGTCAAGGCGTGCACTGTCATATTAGAAGCGGTGGCATCGCAGGATCTTTGGATGACATTCTTTCTTCGGCATGGCAGGttctcacaatgatatcaacgtgctgcaGCGTTCTCCAGTTTTCGCAAGGCTTGCAGAAGGCCACTCCCCACCTGTCAACTTTGAGATCAATGGCCACCAGTACAACAAGGGATACTATCTAGCTGATGGTATATATCCTCAGTGGTCAACTTTTGTGAAAACAGTCTCGAAACCCCAAGGTGAGAAGAGAAAGAGATTTGCCCAAACgcaagagagtgctagaaagGATGTGGAACGTGCTTTTGGTGTGCTTCAATCCCGGTGGGGTGTCGTTCGAAACCCTGCACTGTCATGGGATGAAAGGAGGctttgggaggtgatgactgcttgtgtgatcatgcacaacatgatcgtcgaGGATGAGCGTGATGAGAGTAT contains:
- the LOC141041181 gene encoding uncharacterized protein gives rise to the protein MAGSHNDINVLQRSPVFARLAEGHSPPVNFEINGHQYNKGYYLADGIYPQWSTFVKTVSKPQGEKRKRFAQTQESARKDVERAFGVLQSRWGVVRNPALSWDERRLWEVMTACVIMHNMIVEDERDESIFDQGFDYQGENIEPLHQDTATFEQFVQFHREMRDWHTRLNLQNDLVEHVWDHIGNQ